A window of Castanea sativa cultivar Marrone di Chiusa Pesio chromosome 1, ASM4071231v1 contains these coding sequences:
- the LOC142608793 gene encoding glycerol-3-phosphate dehydrogenase [NAD(+)] — MSLPLPLIFSLAKASLGLQLRFSPSRFQRNPSFTFTSLSRFMAPAFEAQGGAPPPPQAEPVQEQAAAAAASASQNNAHFSNYESKVTVVGSGNWGSVASKLIASNTLRLSSFHDEVRMWVYEEILPSGEKLTDVINSTNENVKYLPGIKLGKNVVADPDLENAVKDANMLVFVTPHQFMEGICRKLVGKINGDVQAISLIKGMEVKMEGPCMISSLISEQLGINCCVLMGANIANEIAVEKFSEATVGYRENREIAEKWVQLFSTPYFLVTAVQDVEGVELCGTLKNVVALAAGFVDGLEMGNNTKAAIMRIGLREMKAFSKLLFSSVKDTTFFESCGVADLITTCLGGRNRKVAEAFAKNGGKRSFDELEAEMLQGQKLQGVSTATEVYEVLGHRGWLELFPLFATVHEICIGRLPPSAIVEHSERKPRFELLDGSTQYS; from the exons ATGAGCCTCCCTCTTCCTCTTATATTCTCTCTTGCGAAAGCGAGTCTTGGTCTCCAACTCCGTTTCTCTCCCTCTCGTTTCCAACGCAACCCATCATTCACATTCACATCTCTCTCTCGCTTCATGGCTCCAGCATTTGAAGCCCAAGGAGGAGCACCACCTCCACCACAAGCGGAGCCAGTACAAGAACaagccgccgccgccgccgcctcCGCCTCACAAAACAATGCCCACTTCTCCAATTATGAATCCAAAGTCACCGTTGTTGGTAGTGGCAACTGGGGCAGTGTGGCTTCCAAGCTCATTGCCTCCAACACCCTTAGGCTCTCCTCTTTCCATG ATGAAGTGAGGATGTGGGTCTATGAGGAAATATTACCAAGTGGTGAGAAGCTCACAGATGTCATCAACTCTACCAAC GAAAATGTGAAATATCTCCCTGGTATTAAGCTTGGAAAAAATGTTGTTGCAGACCCAGACCTTGAAAATGCTG TGAAGGATGCAAACATGTTGGTTTTTGTGACCCCACATCAATTTATGGAGGGAATATGTAGGAAGCTTGTTGGGAAAATAAATGGAGACGTGCAGGCTATTTCCCTCATCAAAGGAATGGAGGTCAAGATGGAAGGCCCATGCATGATCTCTTCTCTCATCTCTGAGCAATTAGGGATTAATTGTTGTGTCCTAATGGGGGCCAACATTGCTAATGAG ATTGCCGTGGAGAAGTTTAGTGAAGCGACAGTTGGATACAGAGAGAACAGAGAAATTGCAGAGAAATGGGTTCAACTGTTTAGTACTCCCTATTTCTTGGTCACAGCT GTCCAAGATGTGGAAGGAGTTGAACTATGTGGAACCCTGAAAAACGTTGTGGCCTTAGCAGCAG GTTTTGTGGATGGCTTGGAGATGGGGAATAATACAAAA GCTGCAATCATGAGAATTGGTTTGAGAGAGATGAAGGCATTTTCCAAGTTGTTGTTTTCATCTGTCAAGGATACCACCTTCTTTGAGAGCTGTGGTGTAGCTGATCTGATTACAACATGCT TGGGAGGAAGAAACAGAAAAGTTGCAGAGGCTTTTGCAAAGAATGGAGGGAAAAG GTCATTTGATGAGCTTGAAGCAGAGATGCTGCAGGGCCAGAAGTTACAG GGTGTTTCGACTGCTACAGAGGTTTATGAGGTTTTAGGGCACCGTGGATGGCTAGAGTTGTTTCCACTTTTTGCAACAGTGCATGAGATCTGCATCGGTCGTCTTCCACCATCAGCCATAGTTGAGCATAGTGAGCGCAAACCCAGATTTGAGCTGTTAGATGGCTCTACCCAATACTCTTAA
- the LOC142621797 gene encoding uncharacterized protein LOC142621797: MGGVTSSMAAKFAFFPPNPPSYKLVKDELTGLLLLSPFPHRENVEVLKLPTRRGTEIVAIYIRHPMATSTLLYSHGNAADLGQMYELFIELSIHLRVNLMGYDYSGYGQSSGKPSEQNTYADIEAAYKCLEESYGTKQEDIILYGQSVGSGPTLDLAARLPQLRAVVLHSPILSGLRVMYPVKRTYWFDIYKNIDKIPLVNCPVLIIHGTSDEVVDCSHGKQLWELCKEKYEPLWLKGGNHCDLELYPEYIRHLKKFISTVEKSPSQRYSSRRSTDQFEQPRKSTDVFEVSRKSTDRREKPRQSTDRPEKLKNLSSNVDKLEKLRISFDHVERSRRSVDCHEKSRKSIDHQLERARKSVDRLDRIRTG; the protein is encoded by the exons atgggtggGGTGACTTCGTCGATGGCGGCCAAATTCGCCTTTTTCCCGCCGAACCCACCTTCGTATAAGCTTGTGAAAGACGAGCTGACTGGTCTTTTGCTTCTCAGTCCCTTTCCTCACCGAGAAAACGTTGAAGTTCTGAAATTGCCTACTCGGCGAGGCACTGAGATTGTTGCTATCTACATTAGGCACCCTATGGCCACTTCTACTCTGCTTTACTCTCATGGAAACGCCGCCGATCTGGGCCAGATGTACGAGCTCTTCATTGAATTGAGCATCCACCTTCGTGTCAATCTCATGGG GTATGATTATTCTGGGTATGGGCAATCATCTGGAAAG CCTAGTGAGCAGAATACATATGCAGATATTGAAGCTGCATATAAGTGTCTTGAAGAGAGCTATGGTACTAAGCAGGAGGATATCATCCTTTATGGGCAATCTGTTGGAAGTGGCCCCACTTTGGACCTTGCAGCTCGACTGCCTCAGTTAAGAGCAGTTGTTCTGCACAGTCCCATACTCTCTGGCTTAAGAGTTATGTATCCTGTAAAGCGTACATATTGGTTTGACATTTATAAG AATATTGACAAAATCCCACTGGTTAATTGTCCTGTTCTTATCATTCAT GGGACTTCAGATGAAGTTGTTGATTGCTCCCATGGTAAGCAACTCTGGGAATTGTGTAAAGAGAAGTATGAACCACTATGGCTTAAGGGGGGAAACCACTGTGATTTGGAGCTCTATCCTGAGTATATCAGGCATCTGAAGAAATTTATATCAACAGTCGAGAAGTCTCCTTCCCAAAGATACAGTTCCAGGAGAAGCACAGACCAGTTTGAGCAACCTCGAAAGAGTACTGATGTATTTGAAGTTTCTAGAAAGAGCACTGATCGGAGAGAGAAACCAAGGCAGAGCACTGACAGGCCTGAAAAACTGAAAAACCTGTCCAGTAATGTTGATAAGCTAGAAAAATTAAGAATCTCTTTTGACCATGTGGAAAGGTCTCGGAGAAGCGTGGATTGCCACGAGAAGTCTCGAAAAAGCATTGACCACCAGTTGGAAAGAGCACGGAAGAGTGTTGACCGGCTGGATAGAATACGAACTGGGTAA